The region CTGGCTGACCGTCCGTATTGATCTCATACCGACCGTCCGCGAGCGCAGTCACACTCCCACAAAAAGCCCCGCCCGGTCCGAGCTGCAATCCTCCTTGCGCGCAAGGCTCAGTCCTCATTTGCTCAAGGACATCGGCGAAGACGTGAGCGGGCGTGATTGACGATGAACGTAAAAGGTTCGGAAGGATGCGGAGCCTCCGTATCCTTCCCTTGCCGGCCCTACGGACCCGGAATGCGATCGCCTATGGTATCTCGTAGACAAGGAACTCGTCGTTGATCCCACGAAGCGCGGTCTTCTGCAGGGTCGGCTGTAGTCCTTGCAGCCGGATGATCTGCGAGGCTTGCGGATTCTCGACAACGGCATCCGTCGCGAAGATCGCGCGAGAATCCGCGAGGCCCTGGACGCGAGACGCGATATTGACAGTCTGGCCGAAGTAATCCTGCCTGTCGTTCAGGGTCACGGCGAGGCATGGTCCCTCGTGGATACCGATCTTGAGCAACAGGTCTTCGCTTCCGCGCGTCTCGTTGAGGCTGCGCATGGCGTCACGCATCCGCAGCGCCGCCGAAATCGCGTGGTCGGGCGTCGGGAACGTCGCCATCACCGCGTCGCCGATGGTTTTGACCACCGCTCCGGCTTCCGCCGCGACGATCTCGTTGAGCACCCGGAAATGCTCCCGCACGAGATCGTAAGCCACGAGATCGCCGACCCGCTCGTAGAGCTCGGTCGAGCCCTTCAGGTCGGTGAACAGGAAGGTCAGGCTGGTGATCTTCAGGCGCTGGTCGATGTCGAGCGTATCGGTGCGATAGAGATCGCGGAAGGTCTGGTTCGTGAGCAGACGTTTCGCCGTGAGGAACGGACGCCGCCGTTCGAGCATGTGGTGCAGTGCGTCGCCGGCCACCCAGACCGCGGGAAGGACGCGCCGATTGGTGCGGTTTTCAAGCGAGATCCGCAAGGGCCCCGGCTGCATGACCATGGTGTCGTTTTGCGGGTGGCTTTCGTTGAGGACGAGCGTGAGGCTCTGCCGCTCGCGCGTAGGCTCTCCTTTCACGTCGATGAATTGGGCGGCATGGGTAACCGGATCGAAAACGATCACAAACTCGGCCGGAAGCTGGAGGGACAGGATCGCCCTTTCCCCCGGGGGCAGTTCGACCGCGTCGAGCACGATCTCGTCGAGCCTCTGTTCGTAATCGTCCGGCAGGTCGATACCCGAACTCCAGAAGACCTGACGGACATATTCGTGCATCGGAAGGGTATCCGGCTCATGGGCCGCGATCTTGCGGACACGCGAGCTCACCGTGAACGTGACCTCGACCATTTCGTCGAGAGTCGGCTCGTATCCGGCGGCGCAAAGAGCGCAGCTGTATTCGCTCTGGTTCACGGATTTGAGGCTCATGCCGGATTCGAGCACGCCGCCACATCCGGGGCAGAGCACATTCCACGACATCTCGAACAGCCCGAGGCGGGCGGCATGAAGAAATGCGCCGATGACCTGGTCCTCGTCGAGCCCATTCCGGGCAGCGAAGGCGAGAGCGTTGATACGGTTCAACTCATGATCCGGCGCATCCCGGATCAGGGTTTCTATGGCATCGACGGTCTTGGGTTCGGCAGATTGACGCAGGACTGCGAGGAATTTCTGATCTTCGGTCATGATGCGACCTTTTTCGAGGTGCGGACACGACCGTTGAAGGATCGTCAACGCTGCGGACCGCACGGATCATGATGGTACGCTTCGGCTACAAATCCTTATCGTACAATAGGATAGCGCTGTAATCCGGCAATGTGAGGGCAGGGCGGCCCGCAAGCTTGGCCGCCCTTCCTCGATCGGGAGAAAACGGGGGAGGCGGGACGTAATCAGCCCCTCTTGGCTTCTCCCGTCGCGACAGGCAGATCCTCCCGTGCACCCCATTCGGACCACGAGCCATCATAGATGGAGTCCGCAGGGTGGCCCAAGGTCTCGAAGGCGACCGACAGGATGGCGGCCGAGACACCGGATCCGCAGCTTGCGATGATGGGACGTGCGAGGTCGAGACCGGCCCGGTGCATCGCTTTCTCGATGCTCGCCTTGTCCCTCAAACGCCCGTTCTCGACGATATCGCTCCAGGGCAGATTGGTGCTCCCCGGAATGTGGCCGGCCTTGAGCCCAGGCCGAGGCTCGGGCGCGTCTCCTCTGAAGCGGTCGGCCGCGCGGGCGTCGACA is a window of Microvirga lotononidis DNA encoding:
- a CDS encoding adenylate/guanylate cyclase domain-containing protein encodes the protein MTEDQKFLAVLRQSAEPKTVDAIETLIRDAPDHELNRINALAFAARNGLDEDQVIGAFLHAARLGLFEMSWNVLCPGCGGVLESGMSLKSVNQSEYSCALCAAGYEPTLDEMVEVTFTVSSRVRKIAAHEPDTLPMHEYVRQVFWSSGIDLPDDYEQRLDEIVLDAVELPPGERAILSLQLPAEFVIVFDPVTHAAQFIDVKGEPTRERQSLTLVLNESHPQNDTMVMQPGPLRISLENRTNRRVLPAVWVAGDALHHMLERRRPFLTAKRLLTNQTFRDLYRTDTLDIDQRLKITSLTFLFTDLKGSTELYERVGDLVAYDLVREHFRVLNEIVAAEAGAVVKTIGDAVMATFPTPDHAISAALRMRDAMRSLNETRGSEDLLLKIGIHEGPCLAVTLNDRQDYFGQTVNIASRVQGLADSRAIFATDAVVENPQASQIIRLQGLQPTLQKTALRGINDEFLVYEIP